One region of Oryzias latipes chromosome 6, ASM223467v1 genomic DNA includes:
- the il17c gene encoding interleukin-17C precursor (The RefSeq protein has 1 frameshift compared to this genomic sequence) codes for MRLNQILIGTVCLVALCACKKCVSVDDLKKIEEKAMRKHGIGIWQHSISSPSSDATGCPVDLYQNWDSKDEKRSVSPWKYTEVTREGYFPPSYMEAQCLCKGCILKEGNNVIESHNFNSKPLVVSRMFLRRVLCEGGNNGTAKTYKLERVQLDVAVGCICVRTRS; via the exons ATGCGGCTGAACCAG ATTCTCATCGGGACTGTTTGCCTCGTGGCTCTGTGCGCGTGCAAAAAGTGTGTCAGCGTAGATGACCTGAAGAAAATAGAGGAGAAGGCGATGAGAAAACACGGCATCGGCATCTGGCAGCACAGCATCTCCTCTCCCAGCTCAGACGCAACCGGCTGTCCGGTTGACCTTTACCAGAACTGGGACTCCAAAGATGAAAAGAGATCCGTCTCCCCCTGGAAATACAC gGAAGTCACAAGGGAGGGTTACTTCCCCCCCTCCTACATGGAGGCCCAGTGTCTGTGTAAAGGATGCATACTAAAAGAGGGCAACAATGTCATTGAGAGCCACAACTTCAACTCCAAGCCCCTGGTGGTGTCCCGGATGTTTCTGAGACGAGTCCTCTGTGAGGGCGGGAACAACGGCACGGCCAAGACGTACAAACTGGAGAGGGTTCAACTGGATGTAGCAGTGGGGTGCATCTGTGTCAGGACCCGAAGCTAG